The following DNA comes from Macadamia integrifolia cultivar HAES 741 unplaced genomic scaffold, SCU_Mint_v3 scaffold1351, whole genome shotgun sequence.
CAAAATGACCTACACGATAGGTAAGAGTATCAGCAAGGCACAGTCATTGCTTCTTCTCTTCTGCTTTCCTAGGCTGGAAAAGGAGGAAGATTAACATAAGAACATGAAAAGCAATAACAGCCAATTTGGATAACATGCAGTTTCCTTGGacggaaagaagaggaagattaaCATAAGAACATGGAAAGTAATAACAGTCATTTTGGGGAATATGCAGAGCAAGACACATGATTCAACTATGTGTCAATTATCTAAAACAAAACACAACAGAATGATATTTGAGGGAAGGAAAAACTCAGTTGAACATTCCTGCCTCAATAAGCTTATCAAGGTGGCCCATCTCATTGTGCTATGTGGAATActgatgtggcaattttgaCCTGTAGGTAGCTTGTACATGTCTTCGActagccacatgtcaaatttcagggtttaattcaattaaatacccTCTGACCACTATTGTGCACTCTCCCATGGTCCTGATTTCGAACCTCAAATTTTCACTTAGAAAACTCTTTTTTACATTTTAGgctgaaatttaacatgtgagCAAGGGACCTTGGGGTCTTACTAGTCACACAAATCTGAGCCCCATTGAATCTGCCCCATGGCACATATTTGGGATCCTTGATGCGGTTATCAAGTAGGGGCTATTCTGAAAAGTTGTGCCCTTGAGGGAAGGGAAGTCTCCATGTCCTTAACTTAACACTTGGCACACATACAAAACACAGGACTGAACCTTTTCGTTTGATCTGAGATTTGCTAGTTcaaataaaaaaccaatcaacaaaTAGATGGGATAGACGGTTAAAATCATGAACCAGAATGCCCTTAGTGATCCAGAGCTCCAAGCATCCACAGCTTATCTGGACAGGAAAGCACAAGGGGCTATCCAACCTCTACCCTTGAAATAATAGTTCTAAGATGGAGTCTATGAGGGCACAGACATTGTTtttgcatgtgtgtgtgtgtgtgtgtgtgtgtgtgtgtgttgggtgTGGAGTGGGGTGGTAATCAATAGTGACAGGTTGCAAACAGGCAACGAATACACATTAGAATGCAACCAGCCATCCAAcacttcataagatccgaataGACAATGCATCATCAGTTTTACCCAATAATTGAAAAGAATTATAATGATGAAAGCCACATAGAACTCATCATGGCCTACACCAGTCACTTCTTCTATTAGACTTAAAACAATGAGTGAAGGATCTTATAGGATATTTAACGTTCTCTACGTGTTCTGATATGGAAAAACCATTCAAAAGAAAAGTCCAATCCTAGGAGAAGTATCTAGATCCAAAAATGAATGGGTGATATGAAAACCAATTCACCTAAATGCTTCATATATCCTACAGATTAAGGGTCAATTACTTAGCTAGCTGAATAGATTCCAGCTCTGACTTTCAATGACCAATACGATGCCCTCCTTTTCCAAATTATTATCAGAAATCTTTCCATTGCCTTATGAAAGTCCAGTTTGTTCAATCTGTACTcgtatagaaataaaaattgaaacaaagatAGCATGAACAGAAGCAACCTAGCAGGACATGGCTTGTGTCCTGTTTGGCTAGGAACTTGGATCGATGATACTTTGCAGCTGTGTGACAAGGGCGTATGGATGCCAAACGCATATACTAAGTCATCAGACCATGTGGCCTTGGAAAACTTTTCAAGATTCTGACTCATCAGTACACCTATACAGTTACACTACAATGTAGAATAACAATTATTGTATGCACTTCCTTTGCAAGCTTGCATTAAAAAGATAAAGCTTATCAATTAGTAAATTATAGAACAGTTGATATGTGGAGCAAGGAAAATTTGATGTTCTCCAAATGACAATGTTTGCAAAAAGAATCTAGTTGGATGCTGGTCATGTCAAATAGAAATTTCGTTAAGATACCTCCAATTTGTATAACTTGGATCTACTAATCCTAAGCACATTTACCAAGCGATCAAACTAGTGACCCTGGAAAACTCAAGACTTGACTTATCAGCATGGTTATACCAGAAGGTGAAATTCTTGCATCTGGTACTACTTGCCATCACTTGGACcagtggaaagaaagaaacaggACAGTGTTTGATGATAAACTCAGTCCTTGTCCCATACTCTGTCCTAATGTTAGCTTTAAATTGTTAGAATAGGTTCACTTCAACTAATTTTAGAAATATATAGAAAGATCATAGTAGGGAGTATAACTACTGCTGGATTATGCATAATTCTTAATGTGTACATATGCATGTAGTGCGTGCACATGCTGCTGTACTTTTATNNNNNNNNNNNNNNNNNNNNNNNNNNNNNNNNNNNNNNNNNNNNNNNNNNNNNNNNNNNNNNNNNNNNNNNNNNNNNNNNNNNNNNNNNNNNNNNNNNNggggggggggggggaataccAAACCTAGCCATTGTTCTTTCAGATCCGCATGGAAGACAATTTGGAAATTTAAGCAAGGTTTGAATTTAGAGTGAAAATGATATTcgctaaaatccaagaatctaCGTTTTGTGAATCAGTGATATTACTACTACACTGGAGAAAAACCCAACACTTAAGAACAAAGTTACAGACCATCAAATAGAATGCTCGTCATATGTTCGACGAAATGCCCAACAAAGAAACTAGCACCAGAAGCAGTATTAAAAGAAGCCAGGCACCAAATCAGCAGAAGGAGAAGCGTAAGAGAGAAGTAAATTACAGTGAATATACGTCTATATGCATACCTTGGTACCAGGTGCGCGTTGGTGGAGCTCCTCTTCAGGGATAATGACAGGCCATTGCTCACCGGCGTCGCGGAACATTTGCTCAGTCTCAAGGTGCTGACCCTTCTCCAGAATCATAGTCCTGATGTTCTGGGCTGAGGTGGAGGTGGCATCGATCACCTCTTCGACGC
Coding sequences within:
- the LOC122063555 gene encoding uncharacterized protein LOC122063555: MLKFLSKVKIEFNALDTRTAACMEFLAQCNARKAKESNPACQLLVKRRTDDHPPQITVTFVNGVEEVIDATSTSAQNIRTMILEKGQHLETEQMFRDAGEQWPVIIPEEELHQRAPGTKPRKAEEKKQ